The proteins below are encoded in one region of Brevundimonas fontaquae:
- the nuoL gene encoding NADH-quinone oxidoreductase subunit L produces the protein MTFHTLVILGIFAPLLGAAIAGFFGRRIGNIPSQAVTTGLLFFSCAVAWTVFGQWTWGHMEPFTIRLAPFINVGDFQSAWSIRIDALSATMLIVVTSVSSLVHLYSWGYMAEDDSRPRFFAYLSLFTFMMLALVTAADFMQIFFGWEGVGLASYLLIGFWFKKPTASAAAIKAFVVNRVGDFGFVLGIMTIFWMYGTINFAELFPLIATKAGTTWEFLGVQWSALDLAGFLLFIGAMGKSAQFFLHTWLPDAMEGPTPVSALIHAATMVTAGVYMVCLLSPIYEYAPGASQIIAIIGAITALFAATVGLTQNDIKRVIAYSTCSQLGYMFFAAGVGAYQAAMFHLFTHAFFKALLFLGAGSVIHGMHHEQDMRKMGGLWKLLPVTYAVMTIGTIAITGLGIPGVGGFAGFYSKDSIIESAYASAASGHSAIGLFAFFVGIIAAGLTAYYSWRLVFMTFHNKPVWKEEGDAHHADDHASHAQLETHSEPVGDHHDDHSHDDHGHHGPLKPHESPLVMLIPLILLSVGAVAAGFVFAPHFIGHHEGGFWRGAIFTGTNNHVLHESHDVPTWVKWSPLILTLIGTAVAYWIYVAREGMGRRMAERNGVIYRFLYNKWYFDELYDFVFVRGFRAIGNFFWKICDVKIIDGLGPNGAAWVSLKSAARLGKIQSGYVYHYAFVMLLGVAGLLTFAILAWGA, from the coding sequence GTGACCTTCCATACCCTCGTCATTCTCGGGATCTTCGCCCCGCTGCTGGGCGCGGCCATCGCCGGCTTCTTCGGACGCCGGATCGGCAATATCCCGTCGCAGGCCGTCACGACCGGCCTGCTGTTCTTCTCGTGCGCCGTGGCCTGGACGGTGTTCGGCCAATGGACCTGGGGCCATATGGAGCCCTTCACCATCCGTCTGGCGCCCTTCATCAATGTCGGCGACTTCCAGTCGGCCTGGTCGATCCGCATCGACGCCCTGTCGGCCACCATGCTGATCGTGGTCACCAGCGTGTCGTCGCTGGTTCACCTGTATTCTTGGGGCTACATGGCCGAGGACGACAGCCGGCCGCGCTTCTTCGCCTATCTGTCGTTGTTTACCTTCATGATGCTGGCGCTGGTGACAGCGGCCGACTTCATGCAGATCTTCTTCGGCTGGGAAGGCGTGGGCCTGGCGTCCTATCTGCTGATCGGCTTCTGGTTCAAGAAGCCGACGGCCAGCGCCGCCGCGATCAAGGCCTTCGTCGTCAACCGCGTCGGCGACTTCGGTTTCGTGCTGGGGATCATGACGATCTTCTGGATGTACGGCACCATCAACTTCGCCGAACTGTTCCCGCTGATCGCCACCAAGGCCGGCACGACATGGGAGTTCTTGGGCGTTCAGTGGTCCGCGCTGGACCTGGCCGGGTTCCTGCTGTTCATCGGCGCCATGGGCAAATCGGCCCAGTTCTTCCTGCACACCTGGTTGCCGGACGCGATGGAAGGCCCGACGCCTGTGTCGGCCCTGATCCACGCCGCGACCATGGTCACGGCTGGCGTCTATATGGTCTGCCTGCTGAGCCCGATCTATGAATATGCGCCGGGCGCGTCGCAGATCATCGCCATCATCGGCGCGATCACGGCCCTGTTCGCCGCCACGGTCGGCCTGACCCAGAACGACATCAAGCGGGTCATCGCCTATTCGACCTGTTCGCAGCTGGGCTACATGTTCTTCGCGGCGGGCGTCGGCGCCTATCAGGCCGCCATGTTTCACCTGTTCACGCACGCCTTCTTCAAGGCCCTGCTGTTCCTGGGCGCGGGTTCGGTGATCCACGGCATGCACCACGAGCAGGACATGCGGAAGATGGGCGGCCTGTGGAAGCTGCTGCCCGTCACCTATGCGGTAATGACCATCGGCACCATCGCCATCACCGGCCTTGGCATCCCCGGCGTCGGCGGCTTCGCCGGATTCTACTCCAAGGATTCGATCATCGAGAGCGCCTATGCTTCGGCAGCCTCGGGTCACTCGGCCATCGGTCTGTTCGCCTTCTTCGTTGGCATCATCGCCGCCGGTCTGACGGCCTACTATTCGTGGCGCCTGGTCTTCATGACCTTCCACAACAAGCCGGTGTGGAAGGAAGAGGGCGACGCCCATCATGCTGACGATCACGCCTCTCACGCCCAGCTGGAAACCCATTCCGAGCCGGTGGGCGATCATCACGACGATCATTCGCATGACGACCACGGTCATCATGGCCCGCTGAAGCCGCATGAGAGCCCGCTGGTCATGCTGATCCCGCTGATCCTGCTGTCGGTCGGCGCCGTCGCCGCCGGCTTCGTCTTCGCGCCGCACTTCATCGGCCACCACGAGGGCGGGTTCTGGCGCGGCGCGATCTTCACCGGCACGAACAACCACGTCCTGCACGAAAGCCACGACGTTCCGACCTGGGTGAAATGGTCGCCGCTGATCCTGACGCTGATCGGCACCGCCGTCGCCTATTGGATCTACGTCGCTCGCGAGGGCATGGGCCGTCGCATGGCCGAGCGGAACGGCGTCATCTACCGCTTCCTCTACAACAAGTGGTATTTCGACGAGCTGTACGACTTCGTCTTCGTGCGCGGCTTCCGCGCCATCGGGAACTTCTTCTGGAAGATCTGCGACGTGAAGATCATCGACGGTCTGGGCCCGAACGGCGCCGCCTGGGTGTCGCTGAAATCCGCCGCTCGACTGGGCAAGATCCAGTCCGGCTATGTCTATCACTACGCCTTCGTGATGCTGCTCGGGGTGGCTGGTCTGCTCACCTTCGCCATCCTCGCGTGGGGAGCCTGA
- a CDS encoding NADH-quinone oxidoreductase subunit M, protein MPYILSLVTFLPLVGAMAIFAARLTSKSADATAPAARWIALITTLVTLAVSVVLVAGFDSANTSYQFVELVPWFAGASYHLGVDGISILFVLLTAFLMPICILASWKSVETRVVEYMIAFLVLETLVIGVFTSLDLFLFYIFFEGTLVPMFLIIGIWGGQNRIYAAYKFFLYTLLGSVLMLLAMLWMAHEAGTTSIPELKRFAFDPAVQPILWLAFFASFAVKMPMWPVHTWLPDAHVQAPTAGSVILAGILLKLGGYGFILFNVPMFPMASEMFRPLVFTLSVIAIVYTSLVAWRQTDIKKLIAYSSVAHMGFVTLGIFAGNDIGMQGAIFQMISHGLISGALFLCVGVVYDRMHTREIAFYGGLTSKMPWYAAIFLMFTMANVGLPGTSGFIGEVLTMTGAYNASTWAALVAASGVIFSAVYALTLYRAVMFGEITNPKLETITDIDKRELLLFVPLIVGTIWLGVHPASVLDYTGPAVEALTSAYRAAIGG, encoded by the coding sequence GTGCCCTACATCCTGAGCCTCGTTACATTCCTGCCCCTGGTCGGGGCCATGGCGATCTTCGCCGCCCGGCTGACGTCAAAGTCGGCCGATGCGACCGCGCCGGCCGCCCGTTGGATCGCGTTGATCACCACCCTGGTCACCCTGGCGGTGTCGGTTGTGCTGGTCGCCGGCTTCGATTCTGCCAACACCAGCTATCAGTTCGTGGAGCTGGTCCCGTGGTTCGCGGGCGCCAGCTATCATTTGGGCGTCGACGGGATCTCGATCCTGTTTGTGCTCCTGACGGCCTTCCTGATGCCGATCTGCATCCTGGCCAGCTGGAAGTCGGTCGAGACGCGCGTCGTCGAATATATGATCGCCTTCCTGGTGCTGGAGACGCTGGTTATCGGGGTGTTCACCTCGCTGGACCTGTTCCTCTTCTACATCTTCTTCGAAGGCACCCTGGTCCCGATGTTCCTGATCATCGGCATCTGGGGCGGTCAGAACCGTATCTATGCGGCCTACAAGTTCTTCCTCTACACCCTGCTGGGGTCCGTCCTGATGCTGCTGGCCATGCTGTGGATGGCGCATGAGGCGGGCACCACCAGCATTCCCGAGCTGAAGCGTTTCGCCTTCGATCCGGCCGTCCAGCCGATCCTTTGGCTGGCCTTCTTCGCCTCGTTCGCGGTCAAGATGCCGATGTGGCCGGTCCACACCTGGCTGCCCGACGCCCACGTTCAGGCGCCGACGGCCGGTTCGGTCATCCTGGCGGGTATTCTGCTGAAGCTGGGCGGCTACGGCTTCATCCTGTTCAACGTGCCGATGTTCCCGATGGCGTCGGAGATGTTCAGGCCGCTGGTCTTCACCTTGTCGGTGATCGCCATCGTCTATACGTCGCTGGTCGCCTGGCGTCAGACGGACATCAAGAAGCTGATCGCCTATTCGTCCGTGGCCCACATGGGCTTTGTGACCCTGGGCATCTTCGCCGGCAACGACATCGGCATGCAGGGCGCCATCTTCCAGATGATCAGCCACGGCCTGATCTCGGGCGCGCTGTTCCTGTGCGTCGGCGTCGTCTACGACCGGATGCACACTCGCGAGATCGCCTTCTACGGCGGCCTGACCTCCAAGATGCCGTGGTACGCCGCCATCTTCCTGATGTTCACCATGGCCAACGTCGGTCTGCCGGGCACCTCGGGCTTCATCGGCGAAGTTCTGACCATGACCGGGGCCTACAACGCCTCGACCTGGGCGGCGCTGGTCGCGGCCTCGGGCGTCATCTTCTCGGCGGTCTATGCCCTGACCCTGTACCGCGCGGTCATGTTCGGCGAGATCACCAATCCGAAGCTTGAGACCATCACCGACATCGACAAGCGCGAACTGCTGCTGTTCGTGCCCCTGATCGTCGGCACCATCTGGCTGGGGGTCCATCCGGCCTCCGTCCTCGATTACACCGGGCCTGCCGTCGAGGCCCTGACCAGCGCGTATCGCGCCGCGATCGGCGGGTGA
- the nuoN gene encoding NADH-quinone oxidoreductase subunit NuoN, with product MPDLSSALHLAASEVTLAVGALVLLMVGAFMGDKSARLVSILSVLLLIAASVISIVGPWGVAFNGAYVADPLAIYAKSLIYLSAAVAVVLGDGWMKRTRIAKFEYPVLIVLASAGMGMMASSGDLISMYVGIELHSLALYVLAAFHRNDVKASEAGLKYFVLGALSSGLLLYGASLIYGFAGSMRFEDIAAVAADNPGPGLVFGLVFLICGLAFKVSAAPFHMWTPDVYEGAPTPVVALFATAPKVAAMVLIARALENGFGDAHAQWSQVLIAISLISFIVGAFGGLAQKDIQRLLAYSSIANIGYALLGIAAGTAEGLQAMLMFMTLYVIDQLGFFAILLSLSKSGRPIRRIADLAGLKKDRPLTAVALTILSLSVLGMPPFSGFWGKYYVFGAAADAGLWPVAAAGLVASVVAAFYYLRIIKLMWFDAPVDDIATDAAPVEAKWIGWACAAFAFPLVIVGLTWLEPLTKAASAGFGNG from the coding sequence ATGCCTGATCTATCCTCCGCCCTGCATCTCGCCGCCTCGGAAGTCACCCTCGCGGTCGGCGCCCTGGTCCTGCTGATGGTCGGCGCCTTCATGGGCGACAAAAGCGCCCGTCTGGTCTCGATCCTGTCGGTCCTGCTGCTGATCGCCGCATCGGTCATCTCGATCGTCGGGCCGTGGGGCGTCGCCTTCAACGGCGCCTATGTCGCCGATCCTCTGGCCATCTACGCCAAGAGCCTGATCTATCTGTCGGCCGCCGTGGCGGTCGTGCTGGGCGACGGCTGGATGAAGCGCACGCGCATCGCCAAGTTCGAATATCCGGTCCTGATCGTGCTGGCCTCGGCCGGCATGGGGATGATGGCGTCCTCGGGCGACCTGATCTCCATGTACGTCGGGATCGAGCTGCACTCGCTGGCCCTGTATGTTCTGGCCGCCTTCCACCGCAACGACGTCAAGGCGTCGGAAGCTGGTCTGAAGTATTTTGTCCTGGGCGCACTGTCGTCGGGCCTGCTGCTGTATGGCGCCAGCCTGATCTACGGCTTCGCCGGCTCGATGCGGTTCGAAGACATCGCCGCCGTCGCCGCCGACAATCCCGGCCCGGGCCTGGTCTTCGGCCTGGTCTTCCTGATCTGCGGCCTGGCGTTCAAGGTTTCGGCCGCGCCGTTCCACATGTGGACGCCAGACGTCTATGAAGGCGCGCCGACGCCGGTCGTGGCCCTGTTCGCCACGGCGCCCAAGGTCGCGGCCATGGTGCTGATCGCCCGCGCGCTGGAAAATGGTTTCGGCGACGCCCACGCGCAGTGGTCGCAGGTCCTGATCGCCATCTCGCTGATCAGCTTCATCGTCGGCGCCTTTGGCGGTCTGGCTCAAAAGGACATCCAGCGCCTGCTGGCCTATTCCTCGATCGCCAACATCGGTTACGCCCTGCTGGGCATTGCGGCGGGCACGGCCGAGGGCCTGCAGGCCATGCTGATGTTCATGACGCTGTATGTCATCGACCAGTTGGGCTTCTTCGCCATCCTGCTCAGCCTGTCCAAGTCGGGCCGTCCGATCCGCCGCATCGCCGATCTGGCCGGATTGAAGAAGGATCGTCCGCTGACCGCAGTGGCCCTGACCATCCTTTCGCTGTCGGTCCTGGGCATGCCGCCGTTCTCGGGGTTCTGGGGCAAATACTATGTGTTTGGCGCCGCCGCCGATGCAGGGCTGTGGCCCGTCGCGGCCGCCGGTCTGGTCGCCTCGGTAGTCGCCGCCTTCTATTATCTGCGCATCATCAAGCTGATGTGGTTCGATGCGCCGGTGGATGACATCGCCACCGACGCCGCGCCGGTCGAGGCGAAGTGGATCGGGTGGGCCTGCGCCGCCTTCGCCTTCCCCTTGGTGATTGTCGGTCTGACCTGGCTGGAGCCGCTGACCAAGGCTGCGAGCGCCGGCTTCGGGAACGGGTAG
- a CDS encoding biotin--[acetyl-CoA-carboxylase] ligase, whose amino-acid sequence MAPVPLVILDEIDSTNAEARRLAEAGEAGPRWIVARRQTAGRGRRGRKWDTDQGNLAATLLITTPKSAAEAAQATFIAALAVADLLDVFVSPALVSIKWPNDVLLDGVKVSGILVESGRHANGDLWLAVGIGVNLAHAPEGTERGATSVAERLRADLAYVPPIEAAAEILAETFAVWWGRWQTMGFEPVLDAWTSRLTGLNGPCVARLDNETIEGLAEGVEPDGALRLRLPDGSVRLISAGDVFFGKAA is encoded by the coding sequence TTGGCGCCCGTCCCACTGGTCATCCTCGACGAGATCGACTCGACCAACGCCGAGGCGCGCCGCCTCGCCGAGGCCGGAGAGGCGGGCCCGCGCTGGATCGTGGCACGCCGCCAGACCGCTGGCCGCGGTCGGCGGGGTCGCAAGTGGGACACCGATCAGGGCAATCTGGCCGCCACCCTTCTGATCACCACGCCCAAGTCGGCGGCCGAGGCGGCCCAGGCCACCTTCATCGCGGCCCTGGCCGTCGCAGACCTGCTGGACGTCTTCGTCTCGCCCGCGCTCGTTTCGATAAAATGGCCCAACGACGTCCTCCTGGACGGGGTCAAGGTGTCGGGCATCCTGGTCGAATCCGGCCGACATGCGAACGGCGACCTCTGGCTTGCGGTCGGCATCGGCGTGAACCTGGCCCATGCGCCGGAGGGCACCGAACGGGGGGCGACCTCGGTTGCCGAACGACTGCGCGCCGACCTGGCCTATGTCCCGCCGATCGAGGCCGCCGCCGAAATCCTGGCCGAGACCTTCGCCGTCTGGTGGGGGCGTTGGCAGACGATGGGCTTCGAGCCCGTGCTAGACGCCTGGACCAGCCGCCTGACGGGCCTCAACGGACCGTGCGTAGCGCGGCTAGATAACGAGACCATCGAGGGCCTGGCCGAGGGCGTGGAGCCAGATGGCGCTCTGCGCCTGCGTCTGCCCGACGGATCGGTACGTTTGATTTCCGCCGGCGATGTCTTCTTTGGGAAAGCCGCCTGA
- a CDS encoding type III pantothenate kinase, translating to MMLLAIEQGNTNTLFAVHDGTDWIAQWRAATEASRTADEYAVWLNQLMVMKGLKFDALGGCIISSVVPQSIFNLRNLARRYLNIEPLVIGENAELGIEVRIAKPSEAGADRLVNAVGASLMYPGDLLLIDSGTATTFDIVSGDGAFEGGLIAPGINLSLQALHEAAAKLPRIAIQKPENVIGKGTVEAMQSGVFWGYISLIEGLVGRIKAEWGKPMTVVGTGGVASLFEGATDSIDHFDPDLTIRGLLEIWRRNAHLTD from the coding sequence CTGATGCTTCTCGCCATCGAGCAGGGCAACACCAATACGCTGTTCGCGGTCCACGACGGCACGGATTGGATCGCCCAGTGGCGCGCCGCGACCGAGGCCAGTCGCACGGCCGACGAATACGCCGTCTGGCTGAACCAGCTGATGGTGATGAAGGGGCTGAAGTTCGATGCGCTCGGCGGCTGCATCATCTCCAGCGTCGTGCCCCAATCGATCTTCAACCTGCGCAATCTGGCGCGGCGCTATCTGAACATCGAACCGCTGGTCATCGGCGAGAACGCCGAATTGGGCATCGAGGTTCGGATCGCCAAGCCTAGCGAGGCGGGCGCCGATCGTCTGGTGAATGCTGTGGGCGCCTCGCTGATGTATCCCGGCGACCTTCTGCTGATCGACAGCGGCACGGCGACGACCTTTGACATCGTATCGGGCGACGGCGCCTTCGAGGGCGGTCTGATCGCGCCCGGCATCAATCTGTCGCTTCAGGCGCTGCATGAAGCAGCCGCCAAGTTGCCGCGCATCGCCATCCAGAAACCCGAGAACGTCATCGGCAAGGGCACGGTCGAGGCCATGCAGTCCGGCGTCTTCTGGGGCTATATCTCGTTGATCGAAGGCCTGGTCGGGCGCATCAAGGCGGAGTGGGGCAAGCCCATGACCGTCGTCGGCACCGGCGGGGTCGCCAGCCTGTTCGAAGGCGCGACCGACAGCATCGATCACTTCGATCCCGACCTGACTATTCGCGGCCTCCTCGAAATCTGGCGTCGTAACGCCCATTTGACTGATTGA
- a CDS encoding ribonuclease J yields MKKQTQDELVFLPLGGSDEVGMNLNAYGFGPEANREWLIVDVGVTFGDLSTPGVDVIVPDPTFLEGENIKGIVLTHAHEDHIGALGWLWPRIKAPIYATPFTAYLIRDKLRERGILDEVELIEVPLGGTVDIGTFGVTFVNMTHSIAEPSGLAIDTPLGMVFHTGDWKIDDQPVIGTKTDAPVIRALGDEGVLAMVCDSTNVFVPGVAGSEGDVAVAISKLIASLKGRVAVGCFASNVARMDSVIRAAEACGRRVALAGRSMHRITAAAKHVGMLKDVKPFLSDEEARVWPADQILYLCTGSQGEARAALSRVADGTHPVVKLGLGDHCIFSSRQIPGNELAIGNLQDRLADRGVRLYTEKDHPGIHVSGHPCRDELKQMYEWARPQIAVPTHGVRRFLLEHANLAKDMGVPETVTPRNGDMVRLAPGPAKIIDEVPNGRLYVDGGMLVTEQGEALKERRHASTNGVLIVSFALDKRGRIASDIDIRSVGLPGDTATPLGDALDKLAERVEQVVKGLKGDALDDEMVIEQAVARVLKKASQQIWDRRPIVETVVLRV; encoded by the coding sequence ATGAAAAAGCAAACCCAAGACGAACTCGTTTTCCTGCCGCTGGGCGGCTCGGACGAGGTCGGTATGAACCTGAACGCCTATGGCTTTGGCCCAGAGGCGAACCGTGAATGGCTGATCGTCGATGTCGGCGTCACCTTCGGCGACCTGTCCACGCCCGGCGTGGACGTGATCGTGCCCGATCCCACCTTCCTGGAGGGTGAAAACATCAAGGGCATCGTGCTGACCCACGCGCACGAAGATCACATTGGGGCCCTGGGCTGGCTGTGGCCGCGCATCAAGGCGCCGATCTACGCCACGCCCTTCACCGCCTATCTGATCCGCGACAAGCTGCGCGAGCGCGGCATTCTGGATGAGGTCGAACTGATCGAGGTGCCGCTGGGCGGGACCGTCGATATCGGCACATTCGGCGTGACCTTCGTCAACATGACCCACTCGATCGCCGAGCCCAGCGGCCTGGCCATCGATACGCCGCTGGGCATGGTGTTCCACACCGGGGACTGGAAGATCGACGACCAGCCGGTGATCGGGACCAAGACCGACGCCCCCGTCATTCGCGCCCTGGGCGACGAAGGCGTGCTGGCCATGGTCTGCGATTCGACCAATGTCTTCGTGCCGGGCGTCGCCGGGTCCGAAGGCGATGTCGCCGTCGCCATCTCCAAGCTGATCGCCAGCCTGAAGGGGCGTGTCGCGGTCGGCTGCTTCGCCTCCAACGTCGCCCGTATGGACAGCGTGATCCGTGCGGCCGAGGCCTGCGGGCGTCGCGTGGCCCTGGCCGGCCGGTCGATGCACCGGATCACGGCGGCGGCGAAACACGTCGGCATGCTGAAGGACGTGAAGCCCTTCCTGTCGGACGAGGAGGCCCGCGTCTGGCCCGCCGATCAGATCCTGTATCTGTGCACCGGCAGTCAGGGTGAGGCGAGGGCGGCCCTGTCGCGCGTCGCTGACGGCACCCATCCGGTCGTGAAATTGGGTCTGGGCGACCACTGCATCTTCTCGTCGCGCCAGATCCCCGGCAATGAACTGGCGATCGGCAATCTGCAGGACCGCCTCGCGGATCGCGGCGTGCGCCTCTACACCGAGAAAGATCACCCCGGCATCCACGTCTCGGGCCACCCCTGCCGTGACGAACTGAAGCAGATGTACGAATGGGCCCGGCCGCAGATTGCGGTGCCGACCCACGGCGTGCGTCGCTTCCTCTTGGAACACGCCAACCTGGCCAAGGACATGGGCGTTCCCGAAACGGTGACGCCGCGCAACGGCGACATGGTCCGCCTGGCCCCTGGCCCGGCCAAGATCATCGACGAGGTGCCCAACGGTCGCCTGTACGTCGACGGCGGCATGCTGGTGACCGAGCAGGGCGAGGCCCTGAAGGAGCGTCGTCACGCCTCGACCAACGGCGTGCTGATCGTCAGCTTCGCCCTGGACAAGCGCGGTCGCATCGCCAGCGACATCGACATCCGCAGCGTCGGCCTGCCCGGCGACACCGCCACGCCGCTCGGCGATGCGCTGGACAAGCTGGCCGAGCGCGTCGAACAGGTGGTCAAGGGCCTGAAGGGCGATGCGCTGGACGACGAAATGGTCATCGAACAGGCCGTCGCCCGCGTGCTGAAAAAGGCCAGCCAGCAGATATGGGATCGTCGTCCCATCGTCGAGACGGTCGTCCTGCGCGTCTGA
- a CDS encoding DUF3088 family protein: MPMTERLFLLNPDWHDDQGGPWFCPPGAYIEGVLAFYPQLRDALDVVYLDHPRPRQPVIDQVGEAHQSCPILILDGELDWPEAEVSETTGRRFLQDHAIAPYLAARYGVGRPHP, from the coding sequence ATGCCGATGACCGAGCGACTCTTCCTGCTGAACCCCGACTGGCACGACGATCAGGGCGGTCCGTGGTTCTGCCCGCCCGGCGCCTATATCGAGGGTGTCCTGGCCTTCTATCCTCAGCTTCGCGATGCGCTGGACGTCGTCTATCTGGACCATCCGCGCCCGCGCCAGCCGGTCATCGACCAGGTCGGCGAGGCCCATCAGAGCTGCCCCATTCTGATCCTGGACGGCGAACTGGATTGGCCCGAGGCCGAGGTCAGCGAAACGACCGGCCGGCGCTTCCTTCAGGATCACGCCATCGCTCCCTATCTGGCGGCCCGCTACGGCGTCGGCCGGCCCCATCCCTAG
- a CDS encoding DUF1467 family protein, with amino-acid sequence MPIGVFTMVGIYIIAWWTVLFAVLPLGTASETHEPPTDGSQWGAPKTPNLKKKFLTTTWVSALVWAFVMVLIFTGWLPLPNFASGPAV; translated from the coding sequence ATGCCTATCGGCGTCTTCACCATGGTCGGCATCTACATCATCGCCTGGTGGACGGTGCTGTTCGCCGTGCTGCCGCTGGGCACGGCGAGCGAGACGCACGAGCCGCCGACCGACGGCTCACAATGGGGCGCGCCCAAGACGCCCAATCTGAAGAAGAAGTTCCTGACGACCACCTGGGTCTCGGCCCTGGTCTGGGCGTTCGTGATGGTGCTGATCTTCACGGGCTGGCTGCCCCTGCCGAACTTCGCCAGCGGCCCGGCTGTCTAA
- the proS gene encoding proline--tRNA ligase, protein MRLSRFFLPTLKEAPSDAQIVSHQLMLRAGMIKQEAAGIYAWLPLGLKVLRKIEQIVREEQMRAGAVELLMPTLQLADLWRESGRYDAYGPEMLRITDRHERELLYGPTNEEMITDIFRAYVKSYKSLPLNLFHIQWKFRDERRPRFGVMRGREFLMKDAYSFDVDEAAARVAYNRMFVAYLNTFARMGLKAVPMRADTGPIGGDLSHEFIVLAETGESEVFCDRKLVEMPAPGDDFSPEAVQAVFDERTALYAATEEMHDPAQFEAKTAEGDRLSARGIEVGHIFYFGTKYSAPMKAKVAGPDGQDAEVHMGSYGVGVSRLLGAIIEASHDAGGIIWPDAVAPFDVVVINLRANDEAVSAACEDAVAQLEKLGKDVLYDDTDERPGGKFATADLIGVPWQLTIGPKGLADGVVELKRRATGEKVSVPLAEAIERLTA, encoded by the coding sequence ATGCGCCTGTCGCGCTTTTTCCTGCCCACGCTGAAGGAAGCCCCTTCGGACGCCCAGATCGTCTCGCACCAGCTGATGCTGCGCGCCGGCATGATCAAGCAGGAGGCCGCCGGCATCTACGCCTGGCTGCCGCTGGGTTTGAAAGTTCTGCGCAAGATCGAGCAGATCGTGCGCGAAGAGCAGATGCGGGCCGGGGCGGTCGAACTGTTGATGCCGACGCTGCAACTGGCCGACCTGTGGCGCGAAAGCGGCCGTTACGACGCCTACGGCCCCGAGATGCTGCGTATCACCGACCGTCACGAACGTGAGCTGCTATACGGACCGACCAACGAGGAGATGATCACCGACATCTTCCGGGCCTATGTGAAGTCCTACAAGTCGCTGCCGCTGAACCTGTTTCACATCCAGTGGAAGTTCCGCGACGAGCGCCGTCCGCGCTTTGGCGTGATGCGAGGGCGCGAGTTCCTGATGAAGGACGCCTATTCGTTCGACGTGGACGAGGCCGCGGCCCGCGTCGCCTACAACCGCATGTTCGTCGCCTATCTGAACACCTTCGCCCGCATGGGCCTGAAGGCCGTGCCGATGCGCGCCGACACCGGCCCCATCGGCGGCGATCTGAGCCACGAGTTCATCGTCCTGGCTGAAACCGGCGAGAGCGAGGTCTTCTGCGACCGCAAGCTGGTCGAGATGCCCGCGCCCGGCGACGACTTCAGCCCGGAAGCCGTCCAGGCCGTCTTCGACGAACGCACCGCCCTCTACGCCGCTACCGAAGAGATGCACGATCCGGCGCAGTTCGAGGCCAAGACCGCCGAGGGCGACCGCCTGTCGGCGCGCGGCATCGAGGTCGGCCACATCTTCTACTTCGGCACCAAATACTCCGCCCCGATGAAGGCCAAGGTCGCCGGGCCCGACGGTCAGGACGCCGAGGTCCACATGGGCAGCTATGGCGTCGGCGTGTCGCGCCTGCTGGGGGCCATCATCGAAGCGAGCCACGACGCCGGCGGCATCATCTGGCCCGATGCGGTCGCGCCGTTCGACGTGGTCGTGATCAATCTGCGCGCCAATGACGAGGCCGTCTCGGCCGCCTGCGAGGACGCGGTGGCCCAGCTTGAAAAGCTCGGCAAGGACGTCCTCTACGACGACACCGACGAACGTCCCGGCGGCAAGTTCGCCACCGCCGACCTGATCGGCGTGCCGTGGCAGCTGACCATCGGTCCCAAGGGACTGGCGGACGGCGTTGTCGAACTGAAACGCCGCGCCACTGGCGAGAAGGTGTCCGTGCCGCTCGCCGAAGCTATCGAAAGGCTGACCGCTTGA